The window GTGTAACGGACAGCAAGGCAACGCTGGCTTCCATATACGCGACGTTTGGTACCATCACGACATTTGTCTCTGCCATCGGGGGAATTTCGATGGTCGTTGCCGGCGTCTCGATCTTCAACATTATGATGATGTCAGTCAATGAACGGATCAAGGAGATCGGCATCATGCGCAGCATCGGTACCCAGAAAAAGGAGGTGATGAGCATGTTCATCTATGAAGCGGCGATCATCGGGGTTATCGGAAGTGTTGTCGGAGGCATACTGAGCATCCTGGCGGGATATGTCATCAGCGCCCTGATGCTGGGCACAACAAAATACCTGATTACAACAGCAAATGCGCTCTCTGTCGGGGAGGGGGTCTGCTTTGGGATTGTGATCTGTCTTGCCTGTGGTATCTATCCGGCATGGCAGGCAGCGAACTTAAACCCAATTGATGCACTGAGGCACGAGTGAGAACAGTGCCACAATGAAACTTTTTTCTTTTCGCGATCAAAAAAATGTCTGTTCCACGGAAAATACTCAGGGTGTCACTATCCTGACCGGTGATCCGAAAAAAGCAATTATCTCCTTATCAGGGCCGATGATCATCGCAATGCTCCTGATGTCCAGTTATAACGTCGTGAACGCGATCTGGGTTGTAGGCCTGGGTTCTGATGCTCTGGCTGCCATCGGGTTCATGTCTCCCCTGTTTATGGTTCTCATCGGTCTGGGAAGTGGCATTGGAGCAGGGGCGACATCGGCCATCGCCCGGATGATCGGCGCAGGCAACCGTAACGGTGCAAGCAACGGTGCAGTGCATGCACTTCTCATCGCTCTCATCCTGTCAGCGATCGTTACTATTCCGCTTGTCGTCTTTGCAGAACCGATAGCCCTCCTTTTTGGTGCCGGTGAAACTGCCGGTCTTGCAGTGGCATACGCGCAGGTTCTCTTCGCTGGTTCATTCTTCATCATTTTTGTCAATATTGCATATGGCATCCTCAGAGCGGAAGGTGATGTAAAAAGAACGATGTATGCCATGGTGGCTGCAACTCTTCTGAATATGGTCCTGGACCCTCTCCTGATTTATGGTCTGGGCCTCGGTATTGCAGGAGCCGCGTGGGGCACGATCATCTCCCTTGCAGCGGTAACGGTTGTCCTTTGTTACTGGTTTTTTATCAAAAAGAATTTGTACGTTTGCTTTTCCCGGCAGGTCTTCACCCCGTGCCGGAGCGTGGTCTCAGATATCCTGAACGTGGGAATCCCGGCCAGTGTTGAGTACCTGCTGATGTCTGTAATGTGTATAATTCTCAACCTGATCCTCGTTATTGTAGCAACCACTGATGCTGTAGCGGTCTTTTCCGTTGGATTCAGGATTGTATCATATGGAATCGTTCCCATTGTCGCGATCGGCACATCCGTGGTATCGGTAGTCGGTGCGGCATATGGGGCCCGGTATTATGAAAAGATCCGGGTTACACACACGTTTTCGATCCTCCTTGGGATTGCTCTTGCTCTCTGCGTCAGTCTCCTGACCGGGGTGTTTGCATATCCGATTGCCACCATCTTCTCTTATTCGCAGGAAAGCGCCCATCTCTACCCGGCCATCGCCGCATTCATCGGTGTCATGTGCCTGTTTTATCCATTTGTACCGCTGGGTCTGCTTTCGTCTTCCGTGTTTCAGGGAGTCGGTAAAGGACCGACCTCCCTGTTTCTCACGTTCATGAGGAGTCTTGTGTTTGCCGCAGTTTTTGCGTACATGCTCGCAATCCCTCTAGGTATGGGAGAACAGGGTGTCTGGTGGGGGCTGATTGCTGGTGAAATACTCGGCGGTTTGCTGGCATTTGCTTGGGCGCGATTGTACCTTTCACAACTGGACCGCTTGACTGGGGAAGACACGCCACTACAAAAGGGGGAACCGGAAACCACTTGAAAAAAGACGACCCGCAGGATCAAAAATGTTGAGGGGATACACATGAAACAGCACCATTAAAACTAAAAAGAGTTTTTAGGAACGTTATACCCGGGGATACTGGCAACTGGTATAGAATCAGGATGAGGACACATCACAAGGTTAAAAAAACAAACACCCGGCAAAATCCTGCCTTGTGGAGTCCAATAATTCAAAAGAACCTGCTTTTTACCCTCTCTGTCTTGAGCCGGTACCGGGGACGAAATTCCAGTTTACCCTGATAAATGTCCGGAAGAATAAAAGGAAAACTGGCATATCCATATCAATTGGTGCAGGGTGAAAAGGATCTGTTGCCATCAATTCTTTTATCCCATTACTCCTCCATTTCTAAGTATGGCACAACAGGCACGTGCATCCCATATCCTGGTAAAGACCGAAGACGAAGCGAACAAGATCATGAAACGGGTCGCTGACGGCGAAGATTTCGCAGCAGTTGCCAAGCGTTTCTCATCCTGCCCGTCAGGAAAGCAAGGGGGAGACCTCGGCTGGTTCGGCAAGGGCATGATGGTTCCCGAGTTTGAACAGATCGCATTTACCGAGGAAGTTGGCAAGGTTGTCGGCCCGGTAAAGACCCAGTTCGGTTTCCACGTCATCAAAGTGACCGGCAAAAAGTAATTTCCGGCATACGGTCATGGACACCAAATTTTTTCTCGGCATCGGCCTTGCGATCGTCCTTGTTTTCTGCGGGGCAGCGGTTTACACTACGTTTACCAAGATTCCGGCTGCTTCAGCAGTACCCGCAGTACCTGCCGATCATGAGATCCTCTACCAGGTCTCAACCATTGACGCCCTGATGCAGGGAGTGTACGCGGGCGTCCAGCCGGTCGGGGAGATGAAAAAGCACGGCGACTTTGGCATCGGCACGTTCGATGCGCTCGATGGCGAGATGATCGTAATTGACGGAAAAGTGTACCAGGTAAAGGCTGACGGAAAGGTGTACCCGGTAAAAGATACTGCCACCACCCCCTTTGCCACCGTCACGTACTTCGAACGCGACTTTGCGGCAACAACAAACAGGTCGATGAATTTTTCCACATTTTCAACCGAGATGAGCAGCCGGCTGCCCACGCAGAATATGATCTACGCAGTCCGGATAAAGGGAACGTTCCCGCTCATGAAAGTCCGGGCAATCCCTGCACAACAGGAACCGTACCCCTCGCTCACGGATGCAGCAAAGAGCCAGTCGGTCCACACCTACACCAATACCACCGGCACGATAGTCGGGTTCTATACCCCGGCCTTTTTCAAAGGCCTCAATGTCGCGGGCTATCACCTGCATTTCATCAGCGATGACCGGCACACCGGCGGCCATATCCTGGATTTCACGGTACCGGCAGATACAACCGTGGAGTATGACGTCACCCCGGCCTTTGCCATGCCGCTGCCAACCAGCGGTGCATTCACGGGAGTCGATCTCTCGCAGGATCTGAGTAAGGAACTCGCAAAGATCGAATCCTGACCCGGCTCTTCATTTTTTTTGCGAGCCTTTTTTTGACCAGCAGCACGCATATGATCGGTACACGGCTTATCCGGCCCGCCAGGCACTTAACCATGAACATCCGCGGAATCAGACAGGAACTACTCAGGCTGCTCCTTGAACTGGGACGGGACGCCCACCCCAACGAGTTCGCGGCCCTCCTCATCGAAAAGGACGGGGTGATTGAGGAGATGAACCTGGTTCCCGGCACCATTACCGGATCGAGCTCCGCATCGGTCTTTTTCGATATGATGCCGCTGGGTACCCATCTTGCCGGCAGCGCCCACAGCCACCCGAACGGCGTGCTTCACCCATCCGATGCAGATGTGCGCTTCTTCCCCCGGGCCGGGCGGTTCCATCTCATCATCGGCTACCCGTACCGCACGGGCGACTGGCAATGCTTCAGCGCTGACGGGGAGCCCTGCAAACTCGAGGTGATCGCGTGAGCGTCCGCAGGGTTGTCGCCACCGGTACGTTCGATCTCCTGCACCCGGGGCATATCTACTATCTCGAAGAGTCCAAGAAACTCGGGGACGAGCTCTGGGTGATCGTTGCCCGCGACATGAACGTTAAACACAAACCCCGCCCGATCATCCCGGAGGAACAGCGGCTCGCGATGATCGCTTCACTCCGCCCGGTGGACCACGCAATTCTCGGTGACAAGACCGATATGTTCCTCCCGATCGAGGAGATCCACCCGGACGTGATCACCATCGGGTTCAACCAGCTCTTTGACGAGGAAAAACTCCGGTCGCAGCTTGCCGCACGTAACCTTAATCCGGAGATCGTTCGCATAGGAAAATTCGCTGACACCGAACTCTGCAGCTCGCGAAAGGTGGTGCAGGAAATTGTTGCAAAGCGCGGGCATGACGGGGATAACGATGCCCCGGAAGATGCCCGGAAATAAAAACAGATTTTTTGTAATTTTAACTCTGTTGAAATCTTCTTTTCTGCGTTGTTTGGTAATTTTCTGCAACTGGTGGGACAGTGCCCCCCTCGTATTCAACCAGATTTGATGGGGGTTGAGACCCCCATACCCCTGTTGACACTAATGCGGCCGGCGCGTCAATGCCTTGTGCCGGCTGTGACTCACAAGCCCGCGGCGCAGTATGCCGCTGTATTTTGCCATGAATGACCCGACAATGGACGTCAGGATAACCATGGCTGCGATCGTTGTGCCCACCACCGGCGATCCATAGATCACCGCAAGAGCAATGGAGAACTCTCCTCTCGCTATGGTATTGGCCCAGATTTCAAGGCCGGAGAGCGCTGATCCGTGGATGAAAATGCCGGTCAGCAGGCCGGATACCAGCTTGCTGGCAACGGCAAGAAGGCTGATAGCGCCAATCACAAACCAGTTGGCACCGCCCGAGAAATCAACGGTTACTCCGAAGAAGACGAAGAAGACCACTAAAAAGACATCCTTGAATGGCCGGGCGTGCTGCTCGAAGGCGTCCGGATCGGTTGTTGCGAATGCGACACCCAGCGCGATCACCATCATCGTCTCGGGTACGCCGAGATACATCGAGAACGATGCGGTGGTAAGGACGGCGGCAAACGTGAAGAGGATGGGGAGTTCGTCATCCCTTTCGAGAATAGAGATGAGAAATTCCTTGCCATAATGGGCGAGCGCGTAGAGCACCCCGAGCACTGCAACGATCTTGACAAAGAAGATGATCAGGTTCTGGTTTCCGGCCGAGAGGATCGCAAGGAAGATGATCAGCACGAGATCTTCAAAGACCATCAGCCAGATGACCGTGTCGGACTCGCGGAGCATCAGCTTCCGGTTCTCGATCAATGACGTGAGTGCCATCGCGGTGCTGGAGATATAGAAGGCTGCTGCGATGATGAGCGATTCCGTGAACGAAAACCCGAGCATGTACGCTGCGGCAAAACCGATGATCATGTTGACATTGAGATCGATGATCCCGCTGGTCAGGACCGCCGACCGGTTCGATGCGATCCGTTCCGGTTTCAGGCCAAGACCCATGAAGAACAATAAGAAGATCAGTCCCATCTCGGAAAAAAACTGGCTGACCTCATTGTTCGTCAACAACCCCCCGCCCGCTTTTCCCAGCAGGACACCGGCAAGGATATAGAACGGGATGGCGGGTATCGACAGGTACTTGGTGACGAGGGCCAGTACAAGGCAGACAAAAAGTGCGACTACGAGTCCTTCCATTAATTCACCATAATTTCGTTCTCGAACAGTTTGATCTGGTCGCTCTCTCCGATGACCAGCGCCGCGTCACCCTCTTCGAACATGAACGTGGGGGGCGGGTTGATGATATTGTGGTCGTGCCGGCAGACCGCGATTACGGTTGCGCCGGTCTTGGCCCGGATCTTGAGCTCTTCTATCGTTTTTCCGACAACAGCGGACGTGACAAAGAATGTGTGGATGGTAATCCGGAGATCGGCCAGCGCGGAGAAGGCGATCTCGACACTTTCCTGGTCGGCTTCGATGATTGCTCCGGTAAGGATATTTCCCAGCCTCCGCGCTTCAACCGGAGACAGCTCCGCTGCGCTGGGCGTTTTGCAGCCTTTCTGGAGCGTGTACATCTGGATGCCACTGGTCTTGGTGAAAAAAATGGCAACCGTGTCACCCTTGTCAGTCTCGAATTCGTATTTTGTTCCAACACCGGGAAGATTCAGAGAACGAAGCGCCATAGCAGACATTAGAAAAACGTTCCTAAAATATATTGTTGTTTTGCTGGCGGAGACTGTAGATGAACGATTTCACCTGAAAAATCAAAAGAAAAGAGGGGGGTTTGTTGTTAGATCCACACAGAGAGCAACTGATTGGGATCTTCTGAGGTTTTCTGAGAGGTAGGGAGGTGCGAGTTTCGGGCCTTTATGGCATCTGACACTTCTTTATCGGAATTCGTCCTTCCCACTTACCTAGTTCGAACAATGCGCATATAATCCCCGGAGAGGGCGGGGTGAAAGTGATTTGCCGGTTCCGCAACTGGGGTGCTAGGATAACTATGATACTTTTTTCATGAATCATGATGATAAATAATGTAGAACCGCGATCTGCTCGCCGGTCTTCATCCACGAGAACTACGCTGGAGTCTGATTACCATCGCCGAAATCCCCAAAGAAGAATACGTGCTGAAATGCACATCCGCATGCGCCGGGTGCAGCGATTCGCTGGCACTGCGGTACGTGCTCAAGGCAGCCGGCCCCGACACCGTCATGGTAGTGCCCGCCTGCTGCACGAGTGTTATCCAGGGCATCTACCCGAACACCGCGTTCAATGTGCCGGTCTACAACATCGCCTTTGGCGCTGCTGCTGCCTGCGCATCGGGCATGAGCAATGCGTTCCGTGCCGTGGGAAAGAAGACGAATGTTATCGTGTACGCCGGCGACGGCGGCACGCTCGATATCGGCATCCAGGCGATGTCGGGCGCATTCGAGCGGGGCACCGATTTCCTCTATATCTGCTACGATAACGAGGCCTACGGGAACACCGGCATGCAGCGCTCCGGGGGCACGCCGATGGGCGCAAAGACCACCACCACGCCCACCGGCAAGACCGATGCCAAGAAGGACATCGATGCGATCGTTGCCGCCCACGACCCGCCCTACATGGCAACCGCGTGCGCAGCCTACCCGCAGGATATCTTCAAGAAAGTGCAGAAAGCCCTCACTTTCCGCGGCCCCACCTTCATTCATATTCTTGCACCGTGCCCGCCCGGCTGGCGCTACCCCACCGAAAAGACCGTTGAGATGGGAAAACTCGCGGTCAAGAGCGGCATGTGGGTGCTCTACGAGCGCGAGTACGGGAAGGTCACGATTGGCCCGCAGTCGAAGGTTGCGATGAAGAAACCTATCCCGCTCGAAGATTACCTCTCCCCGCAGGGACGGTTCAAGGGCATTGATGCGAAGGTTGTCGAGATTCTCAAACAGCGGATCGCAAAGAACTTCAAACGGCTGGCAGCCGAAGAGGAGGCATCAGCATGAAGAAGATCGCCACCGGCAACAAGGCCGTTGCTGAAGCGGTAAAACAGGCAAACCCCACGGTTGTCGCTGCGTACCCCATCACCCCGCAAACCGAGATCGTGGAGCAGATCGCAGAGTTCGTGACCAGCGGCCAGATGCCGGCCAAATATATCGCCGTCGAGAGCGAGCACTCCGCGATGGCAGCCTGTATCGGTGCCAGTATCACCGGCATTCGCACGTTCACGGCCACCAGTTCGCACGGTCTCCTCTACATGCACGAGATGACCAACTGGGCTGCAGGAGCCCGCCTCCCGATCGTGATGGCAAACGTGAACCGTTCGCTCGGGCCCGGCTGGAATATCTGGGCGGAGCACACCGATGCCCTGCAGGAACGCGATACCGGCTGGTTACAGGTCTATGTGAGCACCGTGCAGGAAGCCTACGATGCCACCCTCATGGCGTTCCGGATCGCTGAGCACAACGATGTGCTGCTGCCCGTGATGGTGAACCTTGACGGGTTTTTACTCTCCCACATCATGCAGCCGGTTGATACCGTTGAATTGGGGGATTTCATTCCCCCGATACACCTCCCGTATGCTATTGATCCCAAACACCCGGCAGGGTATGGCACGCTGACCGGCCCTGACCAGCAGTTCAGGTTCCGGTGGGATATCGAGCGCTCGATGCGGGACTCGGTCAAGGTCATTGAAGAGACCGAGAAAGAGTTCGCGAAGCGCTTCGGCAGGAAGTACGGCTTTACCGAAGATTACCGGTGCGAGGACGCCGATGTGATCGTTATTGCGATGGGGACGCTCGGCAAGGAAGCGGAAGTCGCTGTTGACATCCTCAGGAATGAGGGGATCAAGGCCGGCTCGATGCGTATCCGCTGGCTGCGTCCGTTCCCGAAACTCGACCTGAAAGGAAAGGAAGTCGTGGTCATCGATCGCGATTACTCGTTCGGGTTCGGCGGCATCCTGGCAGGCGAGATCCGGTCCAAGACCGGCATCAGCCTCTACAGCGTGATCGCGGGTATCGGCGGGCAGGAAGTGACCTACGATGATGTCGCGGGCTTTGTCCGGACCCGTCGTATAGGCGAAGAGTTCTGGTTCGGGGTGAACGACCATGTTTGAGATCCGCATCCACTCCCGGGGCGGGCAGGGCGGCGTGACTGCGGCCCGGCTCCTTGCGATGGCCGCACTCCATGACGGCAAGTACGCGACCGCGTGCCCGTTCTACGGTGCCGAGCGCCGGGGCGCACCGATCGTCTCGTTCGTCCGCATCGATGACAAGCCCATCAAAGTCTACAGCCAGATCCGGCAACCGGACATGGTGGTTGTGCTCGACGAGAGTGTGATGGACGTAGTCGATGTCCTGCACGGGCTCAAGAAGGGCGGCCGCGTCTTCCTCAACAGCGCAAACAAAAAAGCGTTTGAAGGTTTTGAGAGCCGCAACGTGGACCTGACCGGCATTGCACTGCGCGAGAACCTCGTGGTAGCCGGAAGCCCGATCTTAAACACACCGGTGCTCGGGGCTCTCGCCAAGATGGGGATCGTCACCGCAGACTCCGCAAAAACAGCGATCCGCGAGATGTTTTCCGATGAACGCAATGTCAAAGTGGCTGAAGCGGCCTATAAGGAGATGAGCGCATGAGTACTTCACGCGAGCGACTTGCCATGAGCCACCCGAAGGAGGGGGCTGCCGGGCAGACCGGGACCTGGCGGGTATTCAAGCCGGTCGTGGACCGGGAGAAATGCAATGCCTGCGGGCTGTGCGCCATGTACTGCCCGGACGGTGTCATTGATGAGGAGCTGAATATCGATCTCCGGTTCTGTAAAGGTTGCGGCATCTGCGCCAATGAATGCCCGAAAAAGGCGATCGAGATGGTCCGGGAAGAGAAGTAATTCCCATAATCCATTTCACTATTTTTATACACCAATCAAAATCTTTTTTTATTACAGCGTTAAAATTGGGTTAGAGTGAGCGCTCGTGAACAGGAAACATTTTGGGGACCAGCGGGATCTTTTTAAATTCGATCTTGTGCGTCATATCATGAAATCCATGCCCGGCCTTACCAGTTTCTCCTTCATACCTATGTTGACTGAGAACAACGGGAAGACAGAGCTGGATGCCGGGACGAAAAAGGATCTGGGAAAGGCAGTAAAATCCGGAAAAGCGGGGAGCCAGAACACCAATCTTCTCCAGCAGGTAGCACGGCTCCAGGAGATCGAGAATGATCTCGATTATGTCCAGTATCTCCATTACTATTTCAAAAACGAGAATATCATCATGGATATCCTGCACCCGCATGCCTTCACCCACAAGGAACGGGAACACTATTTCGAGAGCATTTTTGGAAAATTCCCGAAAAAGTCACTGGTGTTTCTCGACCCTGATATCGGGCTTGAGGAGAGCAAGCCGGACCAGCGCCATCTTCTCTTTTCCGAGCTGAAGATGATCTATGACCATCTCGATAAGGACTCGGTCCTGCTGATCTACCAGCATTTTCCCCGGAAAGTCCATGAAGACTATCTCCGGCAGCGGTGCTCCCAGCTGTCAGAACTTACCGGTTCATCGCCCTTGACTATTACCGATAACGAGATTATCTTCTTCCTGTGCACAAAAAGCCCGGTGACCCAGGAAAAACTCGAACAGGTCCTGGAAAAATACGCAAACAGTTACCCGGCACTCAGTTCCCGCACGTGCGAATGAACGGCCACTGATACCGGGTTTTTTTCTTTTTTAAAAATGAGGGACAGCCACGGTGAAAGATCCACCGGTTCCGGCTTACCCGACGTTCAGTTCATCCTTTGCCATGTATTCGATATCAGATTTGTAGAAATGGGTGAACCCGCAGTTCTGGCACCGGACGGTAAAATGCCTGCATCCGATCGTTAGATCATGCGGGCCGGTAACATGACAGTGCCGGCACTCGGCAGTTTCTACAAGTTCCCAGAGATCATAGCACCCGATCTTCGTGTACGCTCCGGTCTTTGCAACCTGTTCGACCCGCGGGACATAGACACGGGTCGCCCCGCAGTTTGCGCACGCTACCTGGGCCTGGTAGGGAACTGCCTTGATGATCTGGTCTGCCACCTGTTTGCAGTGATAGCAGTCCGTGCGATATTTTGTGAAAATGAACCGGTCGCTCATGAATGATATTGGAAGCGTTCGGGTTCATTAATCTGTTGACCACCGGATTTTTCCGGGAAATCGGTGAGGTGAATACCGGGTTACCGGGGGCGAGCGGGACAATTACGAGCGTAAAGAACAAACTTGCAGCAATTCTTGGAGCTGCTGCAAAACCGGTTCCAGTTTTTTGAGTAAATTTAATTACAAGGGCGTAACAATGTAATTTCCATGAAGAAGCTCATTGGATTGTTCATCCTGGTGATCGTCATTGCGATGATCAGCGGGTGTACCCAGCCGGCAGCACCTGCCGTAACCACCCCGGAACCTACCGCAGTTCCCACCGTGCCGCCAACGGTGGCAACACCGGCACCCACCATGATGCAAACACCGGAACAGACGATGGTACCTACAATGACAGCTACGGAGTCCAAGCCGAAGATCACCCTGGTGCCCCAGACAAAAAACACGATCATCTACATGCGGAACAACACGTTCGTTCCGAAGGAACTCACGGTCCTGCCGGGAACCGGCATCACCTGGGTGAATGAGGATGTCACCGTCCACGCAGTCAAATCAACCGGCATTCATGCAGGTATGTTCAACTCTGGCGACATTATTCCCGGAGCTACGTGGGGGAACACCTTTGGTGCCAGTGAAGGCGTGTTCGAATTCACGTGCATCTATCATCCGGAGATGAAAGGGGCGATTGTTGTCAAGCAGGGGGCATCGGTTGTTGGTGCTCCAACCATGGAGACACCATCACCCTGATCAGATTCCCTCTCCTTTTTTGTATCACCCTTACCCGTGACAGGTGCTATCGCCAGACAGAGGGCATTTTTTTGTGCTACGGCTAAACCGGTCCCAAATCATTTAGTAAATTTAATTATAAGGCAAAAACAATGTAATTTCTATGAAAAAACTTATAGGATTATTCATCCTGGTCATCGTCATTGCGATGATCAGCGGATGTACCCAACCGGCAAAGACGGCGAATGTAACAATGGTGGAAACGACCGTGGTTCCAACAGTTCCCCCCACCGAAGCAACACCGGCACCAACCACGGAACCCGCACCGGTTGCCACCATCACCCAGAATGTTACCACAATGGCACCAACCGTGGCAACCGTAGTTAAAACACCCGCACCGGTGATGACACCATCCACGAAAATCACTACAATCTATATCCGGAACAATACTTTTGTCCCCAGGGAACTCACCGTCCTGCCGGGAACGGGTCTCATCTGGGTGAATGATGATGCAACCGTCCATGCTATCAAGACAACGGGAAGCCACCAGGGCATGTTCAATTCAGGGGATTTTATGAAGGGTTCCCAGTGGGACTATACCTTCGGGGCGAATGAGGGGACGTTTGAAATTATGGATACCTATTCGAACGCCACCTGCGTGATCATCGTCAAGAAAGGCGAGTCACTTGTCGGTAATCCTGCTGTAATACCAACAACAGCTTAAAACCAAATCCTTCTTTTTTAATTAACAACTTTTACCCGGGATTTTCCGGCCCTGTCAGAATATGAGCCGGACAGATCTGAGCCTGAGTAGTCGGGTAAAGATGCACAATCCCGACCGGATAAAAATGGATAGTCCCGGCTGCGGAGAAGTACTGGATAAAAGAATAAAAAATATTTAATAAAATGGGGTTTAGAAGTCGCCCATGCCCGGAGGCATGCCGCCCATTCCACCCATGCCACCCGGGGGCATACCGCCTTCGGGTGCATGGCTCTTTGAGGATGCAATGACATCGTCAATGCGCAGGATCATGATGGCTGCTTCTGCTGCTGAGGAGATCGCCTGGGTCTTGACCCGGAGGGGCTCGACAACACCGGCTGCCTTCATATCGACGACCTTTCCCTCAAAGACATTGAGACCAAAGGTCTTCTTGCCCTTCTTTTCGTGGGCTGCACGGATCTCAACAAGCATGTCGATGGGGTCAAGTCCTGCATTCTCTGCAAGGGTCCTCGGGATGACCTCGAGTGCGTCTGCAAATGCATTGATGGCGAGCTGGGCCCGACCGCCAACGGTTGCTGCGTACTCGCGGAGACGGAGCGAGAGCTCGGTCTCGGGTGCGCCGCCACCGGCGACAACCTTCTTGTCCTCGACAACAACA of the Methanomicrobiales archaeon HGW-Methanomicrobiales-1 genome contains:
- a CDS encoding cation:proton antiporter, with the protein product MEGLVVALFVCLVLALVTKYLSIPAIPFYILAGVLLGKAGGGLLTNNEVSQFFSEMGLIFLLFFMGLGLKPERIASNRSAVLTSGIIDLNVNMIIGFAAAYMLGFSFTESLIIAAAFYISSTAMALTSLIENRKLMLRESDTVIWLMVFEDLVLIIFLAILSAGNQNLIIFFVKIVAVLGVLYALAHYGKEFLISILERDDELPILFTFAAVLTTASFSMYLGVPETMMVIALGVAFATTDPDAFEQHARPFKDVFLVVFFVFFGVTVDFSGGANWFVIGAISLLAVASKLVSGLLTGIFIHGSALSGLEIWANTIARGEFSIALAVIYGSPVVGTTIAAMVILTSIVGSFMAKYSGILRRGLVSHSRHKALTRRPH
- a CDS encoding 2-ketoisovalerate ferredoxin oxidoreductase (catalyzes the coenzyme A-dependent oxidation of 3-methyl-2-oxobutanoate coupled to the reduction of ferredoxin producing S-(2-methylpropanoyl)-CoA) — translated: MAEIPKEEYVLKCTSACAGCSDSLALRYVLKAAGPDTVMVVPACCTSVIQGIYPNTAFNVPVYNIAFGAAAACASGMSNAFRAVGKKTNVIVYAGDGGTLDIGIQAMSGAFERGTDFLYICYDNEAYGNTGMQRSGGTPMGAKTTTTPTGKTDAKKDIDAIVAAHDPPYMATACAAYPQDIFKKVQKALTFRGPTFIHILAPCPPGWRYPTEKTVEMGKLAVKSGMWVLYEREYGKVTIGPQSKVAMKKPIPLEDYLSPQGRFKGIDAKVVEILKQRIAKNFKRLAAEEEASA
- the budA gene encoding acetolactate decarboxylase, whose translation is MDTKFFLGIGLAIVLVFCGAAVYTTFTKIPAASAVPAVPADHEILYQVSTIDALMQGVYAGVQPVGEMKKHGDFGIGTFDALDGEMIVIDGKVYQVKADGKVYPVKDTATTPFATVTYFERDFAATTNRSMNFSTFSTEMSSRLPTQNMIYAVRIKGTFPLMKVRAIPAQQEPYPSLTDAAKSQSVHTYTNTTGTIVGFYTPAFFKGLNVAGYHLHFISDDRHTGGHILDFTVPADTTVEYDVTPAFAMPLPTSGAFTGVDLSQDLSKELAKIES
- a CDS encoding pyruvate ferredoxin oxidoreductase (catalyzes the ferredoxin-dependent oxidative decarboxylation of pyruvate to form acetyl-CoA), with protein sequence MFEIRIHSRGGQGGVTAARLLAMAALHDGKYATACPFYGAERRGAPIVSFVRIDDKPIKVYSQIRQPDMVVVLDESVMDVVDVLHGLKKGGRVFLNSANKKAFEGFESRNVDLTGIALRENLVVAGSPILNTPVLGALAKMGIVTADSAKTAIREMFSDERNVKVAEAAYKEMSA
- a CDS encoding MATE family efflux transporter, translating into MKLFSFRDQKNVCSTENTQGVTILTGDPKKAIISLSGPMIIAMLLMSSYNVVNAIWVVGLGSDALAAIGFMSPLFMVLIGLGSGIGAGATSAIARMIGAGNRNGASNGAVHALLIALILSAIVTIPLVVFAEPIALLFGAGETAGLAVAYAQVLFAGSFFIIFVNIAYGILRAEGDVKRTMYAMVAATLLNMVLDPLLIYGLGLGIAGAAWGTIISLAAVTVVLCYWFFIKKNLYVCFSRQVFTPCRSVVSDILNVGIPASVEYLLMSVMCIILNLILVIVATTDAVAVFSVGFRIVSYGIVPIVAIGTSVVSVVGAAYGARYYEKIRVTHTFSILLGIALALCVSLLTGVFAYPIATIFSYSQESAHLYPAIAAFIGVMCLFYPFVPLGLLSSSVFQGVGKGPTSLFLTFMRSLVFAAVFAYMLAIPLGMGEQGVWWGLIAGEILGGLLAFAWARLYLSQLDRLTGEDTPLQKGEPETT
- a CDS encoding peptidylprolyl isomerase, with the protein product MAQQARASHILVKTEDEANKIMKRVADGEDFAAVAKRFSSCPSGKQGGDLGWFGKGMMVPEFEQIAFTEEVGKVVGPVKTQFGFHVIKVTGKK
- a CDS encoding proteasome protein; this translates as MNIRGIRQELLRLLLELGRDAHPNEFAALLIEKDGVIEEMNLVPGTITGSSSASVFFDMMPLGTHLAGSAHSHPNGVLHPSDADVRFFPRAGRFHLIIGYPYRTGDWQCFSADGEPCKLEVIA
- a CDS encoding potassium transporter TrkA gives rise to the protein MALRSLNLPGVGTKYEFETDKGDTVAIFFTKTSGIQMYTLQKGCKTPSAAELSPVEARRLGNILTGAIIEADQESVEIAFSALADLRITIHTFFVTSAVVGKTIEELKIRAKTGATVIAVCRHDHNIINPPPTFMFEEGDAALVIGESDQIKLFENEIMVN
- the porA gene encoding pyruvate ferredoxin oxidoreductase yields the protein MKKIATGNKAVAEAVKQANPTVVAAYPITPQTEIVEQIAEFVTSGQMPAKYIAVESEHSAMAACIGASITGIRTFTATSSHGLLYMHEMTNWAAGARLPIVMANVNRSLGPGWNIWAEHTDALQERDTGWLQVYVSTVQEAYDATLMAFRIAEHNDVLLPVMVNLDGFLLSHIMQPVDTVELGDFIPPIHLPYAIDPKHPAGYGTLTGPDQQFRFRWDIERSMRDSVKVIEETEKEFAKRFGRKYGFTEDYRCEDADVIVIAMGTLGKEAEVAVDILRNEGIKAGSMRIRWLRPFPKLDLKGKEVVVIDRDYSFGFGGILAGEIRSKTGISLYSVIAGIGGQEVTYDDVAGFVRTRRIGEEFWFGVNDHV
- a CDS encoding FAD synthase, which produces MSVRRVVATGTFDLLHPGHIYYLEESKKLGDELWVIVARDMNVKHKPRPIIPEEQRLAMIASLRPVDHAILGDKTDMFLPIEEIHPDVITIGFNQLFDEEKLRSQLAARNLNPEIVRIGKFADTELCSSRKVVQEIVAKRGHDGDNDAPEDARK